In one Musa acuminata AAA Group cultivar baxijiao chromosome BXJ2-5, Cavendish_Baxijiao_AAA, whole genome shotgun sequence genomic region, the following are encoded:
- the LOC135611827 gene encoding heavy metal-associated isoprenylated plant protein 35-like: MATGEEPSESLTCKTWVLRVSIHCEGCKKKVYRILKSIRGVYDTDIDAGQHKVTVKSIVDAETLIRKLEKSGKHAELWPEKKPSNQNPSNVNTSNKESGESSKPEEPSRKSEKKPIPSKPNPAASSATDTTVAKLSDAEKTQVKTKTTAEPSESATKEPQSSGTKKADASTQQPKKPAATAGGEANGDNGCTKKKGKKAQKEISEEAGKNPNAGSISSLPPQHMYSYPTHPPPPPPPYVMSYNMAEPSVTQAYYVSPKPPASDGFVYMPYPPPPEFYHGPSDPSSPVLMQPNMFSDENSNSCNLM; the protein is encoded by the exons ATGGCTACCGGAGAAGAACCTTCAGAATCCCTCACATGCAAG ACCTGGGTGTTGAGAGTATCCATCCATTGTGAAGGATGCAAGAAGAAGGTTTATAGAATCCTCAAAAGCATTCGAG GTGTATATGACACGGATATCGATGCGGGGCAGCACAAAGTCACCGTTAAGTCTATTGTGGACGCTGAAACGCTCATTAGGAAGCTAGAGAAGTCCGGGAAACACGCCGAGCTATGGCCGGAGAAGAAACCCAGCAACCAGAACCCCAGCAATGTCAATACCAGCAATAAGGAGAGCGGAGAATCCTCTAAACCCGAAGAACCGTCACGCAAGTCCGAGAAGAAGCCAATCCCCTCCAAGCCCAACCCTGCCGCTTCTTCCGCCACCGACACCACTGTCGCAAAACTTTCAGATGCTGAGAAAACTCAAGTCAAAACCAAAACCACAGCAGAGCCGTCAGAGAGCGCCACGAAAGAGCCTCAGAGTTCTGGTACAAAGAAGGCTGACGCCTCCACCCAGCAGCCTAAGAAGCCCGCCGCCACCGCCGGCGGCGAAGCGAATGGCGACAATGGCTGCACCAAGAAGAAAGGCAAGAAGGCTCAGAAAGAGATCTCGGAAGAGGCTGGGAAGAATCCGAATGCCGGCAGCATCAGTTCACTGCCACCACAACACATGTACTCATACCCGACAcacccaccgccgccgccgccgccgtacgTCATGAGCTACAACATGGCGGAACCGAGCGTTACCCAAGCCTACTATGTTTCGCCAAAGCCGCCGGCTTCAGACGGCTTTGTTTACATGCCGTACCCTCCTCCGCCAGAGTTCTACCATGGTCCATCCGACCCGAGCTCACCGGTGCTGATGCAGCCCAACATGTTCAGTGACGAGAACTCCAATTCCTGTAATCTTATGTGA